One Undibacter mobilis genomic region harbors:
- a CDS encoding RluA family pseudouridine synthase — MDSATETVSVAAEDSGARLDRLLAARIPALSRSRLKALILDGQVSIAGAQPARTILDPSIQVKFGDVITVTLPPPQDAKPAGEAIPLDIVYEDDDLIVIDKPAGLVVHPAAGHATGTLVNALIAHCGDSLSGIGGVKRPGIVHRLDKDTTGLMVVAKNDRAHGALSKQFADKLESGLERGYLALVWGAPDRTRGTIDAPLDRHPHTREKQAVRKGGREAVTHWELRETFPDADGKPVASLIECLLETGRTHQIRVHLAHIGHPILGDETYGTGFKTKAARLTPPARAALDALGRQALHAAILGFSHPRSGDRLRFEAPLPPDMARLAVALRG, encoded by the coding sequence ATGGACAGCGCCACCGAAACCGTCAGCGTCGCCGCCGAGGACTCCGGCGCACGGCTCGATCGCCTGCTCGCCGCCCGCATTCCCGCGCTGTCGCGCTCGCGACTGAAAGCCCTCATCCTCGACGGTCAGGTCAGCATCGCCGGCGCGCAACCGGCGCGCACCATCCTTGATCCGTCGATACAGGTCAAATTCGGTGACGTCATCACGGTGACCCTGCCGCCGCCGCAGGATGCCAAACCGGCCGGCGAGGCCATCCCGCTCGACATCGTCTACGAGGACGACGACCTCATCGTCATCGACAAACCGGCAGGACTGGTGGTGCATCCGGCCGCGGGTCATGCCACCGGCACTTTGGTGAATGCGCTGATCGCTCATTGCGGCGACAGCCTGTCCGGAATTGGCGGTGTCAAACGCCCGGGCATCGTGCACCGGCTCGACAAGGACACCACCGGGCTGATGGTCGTCGCCAAGAACGACCGGGCCCATGGCGCACTGTCGAAGCAGTTTGCCGACAAGCTCGAAAGCGGCCTGGAGCGCGGCTATCTGGCGCTGGTCTGGGGGGCGCCCGATCGGACGCGCGGCACCATCGACGCGCCGCTCGACCGCCACCCGCACACGCGAGAGAAGCAGGCCGTTCGCAAAGGCGGACGCGAGGCGGTGACGCACTGGGAACTGCGCGAGACCTTTCCCGATGCCGACGGCAAACCGGTCGCCAGCCTGATCGAATGCCTGCTCGAGACCGGCCGGACCCATCAGATCCGTGTTCACCTCGCTCATATCGGCCATCCGATCCTGGGCGACGAGACTTACGGCACCGGCTTCAAGACCAAGGCCGCCCGGCTGACGCCGCCCGCCCGTGCGGCGCTCGACGCGCTCGGCCGGCAGGCCCTGCACGCCGCGATTCTCGGCTTTTCCCATCCGCGCAGCGGCGACCGGCTGCGCTTCGAGGCCCCGCTGCCGCCGGACATGGCGCGGCTGGCGGTCGCCCTGCGCGGCTAA
- the rpoH gene encoding RNA polymerase sigma factor RpoH, translated as MARSASIPALNAESGLSRYLEEIRRFPMLEPQEEYMLARSWREHGDREAAHRLVTSHLRLVAKIAMGYRGYGLPISEVVSEGNVGLMQAVKRFEPEKGFRLATYAMWWIKAAIQEYILRSWSLVKMGTTANQKKLFFNLRKAKSKISALEEGDLRPEHVKTIATQLGVTEQDVVDMNRRLGGDASLNASIRDDGESGEWQDWLVDDAPSQERILADSEESDNRHKALIGALDVLNERERRIFEARRLADDPVTLEELAAEFGVSRERVRQIEVRAFEKVQKAVKNSISALETPSVGAPAQVTSAAMH; from the coding sequence ATGGCCCGTTCTGCTTCAATCCCGGCACTCAATGCCGAATCCGGTCTTTCACGGTATCTCGAAGAAATCCGTCGGTTTCCCATGCTGGAGCCGCAGGAAGAGTACATGCTCGCCCGCAGCTGGCGCGAGCACGGCGACCGTGAAGCCGCTCACAGGCTCGTCACCAGCCATCTCCGTCTCGTCGCCAAGATCGCCATGGGCTATCGCGGCTACGGCCTGCCGATTTCGGAAGTCGTGTCCGAGGGCAATGTCGGCCTGATGCAGGCGGTGAAGCGCTTCGAGCCGGAAAAGGGCTTCCGCCTCGCCACCTATGCCATGTGGTGGATCAAGGCGGCGATCCAGGAATACATCCTGCGTTCGTGGTCGCTCGTGAAGATGGGCACCACCGCGAACCAGAAGAAGCTGTTCTTCAACCTGCGCAAGGCCAAGAGCAAGATCTCGGCGCTGGAAGAAGGCGATCTTCGCCCTGAGCACGTCAAGACGATCGCGACCCAGCTCGGCGTTACCGAGCAGGATGTGGTCGATATGAACCGCCGTCTCGGCGGCGATGCCTCGCTCAACGCCTCGATCCGCGATGACGGCGAATCCGGCGAATGGCAGGACTGGCTGGTCGATGACGCGCCGAGCCAGGAGCGCATCCTCGCCGACAGCGAGGAGAGCGATAACCGCCACAAGGCGCTGATCGGCGCGCTCGACGTGCTCAATGAGCGCGAGCGTCGCATCTTCGAGGCCCGCCGCCTCGCCGACGACCCGGTCACGCTCGAAGAGCTGGCCGCCGAGTTCGGCGTGTCGCGCGAGCGCGTGCGCCAGATCGAGGTGCGTGCCTTCGAGAAGGTGCAGAAGGCCGTGAAGAACTCGATCTCCGCGCTGGAGACGCCGTCAGTCGGCGCGCCGGCGCAGGTCACCTCGGCGGCGATGCACTAA
- a CDS encoding DUF2189 domain-containing protein — MAHSHLIAGVAGSAAAPTIRKIGLADLKDALSRGADDFLAMPTHAIFLCVIYPLIGLIAARLAFGYSVLPLLYPLATGFALVGPLAAIGLYELSRRREQGLDVSAGHAFDVLRSSSIGAIVALGLLLVVIFAVWMAVANAIYIGNFGYKPPASAAAFIHDVLTTEAGWTLIVVGNAAGFVFAAVALTLSAVSFPMLLDRDIGAAGALLTSIRAVAANPLIMAVWGLIVAALLLIGSLPFFIGLTVVLPILGHATWHLYRKLVVADGTPAPTYRSAERIRRPAADFPAALFPWRK; from the coding sequence ATGGCTCATTCTCACCTCATCGCCGGCGTGGCCGGCAGTGCGGCCGCACCCACTATTCGGAAAATCGGACTGGCCGATCTGAAGGACGCGCTCTCGCGCGGCGCCGATGATTTTCTGGCCATGCCCACGCACGCGATCTTCCTGTGCGTGATCTATCCGCTGATCGGTCTCATCGCCGCGCGTCTCGCCTTCGGCTATTCCGTGCTGCCGTTGCTTTATCCGCTCGCCACCGGCTTCGCGCTGGTCGGGCCGCTGGCCGCCATCGGGCTCTACGAACTGAGCCGGCGGCGCGAACAGGGTCTCGACGTATCGGCCGGTCATGCTTTCGATGTGCTGCGTTCGTCGTCGATCGGCGCCATCGTCGCACTCGGCCTCCTTCTGGTGGTCATCTTCGCGGTGTGGATGGCCGTCGCCAACGCGATCTACATCGGCAATTTCGGCTACAAGCCGCCGGCATCGGCGGCCGCCTTCATTCACGACGTACTGACCACCGAAGCCGGCTGGACCCTGATTGTGGTCGGCAACGCGGCCGGCTTCGTGTTCGCGGCCGTCGCGCTGACGCTGAGCGCCGTCTCGTTTCCGATGCTGCTCGATCGCGACATCGGTGCTGCCGGCGCGCTGTTGACCTCGATCCGCGCGGTCGCCGCCAACCCGCTGATCATGGCGGTGTGGGGCCTGATCGTGGCGGCGCTGCTGTTGATCGGCTCGCTGCCGTTCTTCATAGGCTTGACGGTGGTGCTGCCGATCCTCGGCCACGCCACCTGGCATCTCTATCGCAAGCTCGTCGTTGCCGATGGCACGCCGGCGCCGACCTATCGCAGCGCGGAGCGCATCCGACGCCCCGCGGCTGACTTCCCGGCAGCGCTGTTTCCGTGGAGGAAGTGA
- a CDS encoding adenylosuccinate synthase, with protein sequence MANVVVVGSQWGDEGKGKIVDWLSQQADVVVRFQGGHNAGHTLVIGNATYKLSLLPSGVVRQSKLSVIGNGVVIDPEALLKEIGQLAAQGVNVTPDNLRIAENAVLILPLYRELEAIRENSSARIGTTKRGIGPAYEDKVGRRAIRFMDLADLPTLGGKIERLLAHHNALRRGNGLAEVDAKDLYNHLAALAPQVLPYMDSVWRLLDAKRREGKRILFEGAQGALLDIDHGTYPYVTSSNTVAAQAATGSGLGPNAIDYVLGITKAYTTRVGEGPFPTDQMHNDIGKALGERGREFGTVTGRARRCGWFDAVLVRQTVSTCGIDGIALTKLDILDGFDEIKVCVGYKLDGRTIDYLPAGEHAQAAVEPIYETIDGWKEPTAGARSWAQLPAQAIKYVRRIEELIGCPVTLLSTSPERDDTILMKNPFET encoded by the coding sequence ATGGCGAATGTCGTGGTGGTCGGGTCGCAGTGGGGCGACGAGGGCAAGGGCAAGATCGTCGACTGGCTATCGCAGCAGGCCGACGTGGTCGTCCGCTTCCAGGGCGGGCACAATGCCGGCCATACCCTGGTGATCGGCAACGCCACCTACAAATTGTCGCTGCTGCCGTCCGGTGTGGTGCGTCAATCCAAGCTCTCGGTCATCGGCAACGGCGTCGTCATCGACCCGGAAGCCCTGCTCAAGGAAATCGGCCAGCTCGCGGCCCAGGGCGTCAACGTCACGCCCGACAATCTGCGCATCGCCGAGAACGCCGTTCTGATCCTGCCGCTGTACCGCGAGCTCGAGGCCATCCGCGAAAACTCCTCCGCCCGCATTGGCACCACCAAGCGCGGCATCGGCCCGGCCTACGAAGACAAGGTCGGACGCCGCGCCATCCGTTTCATGGATCTTGCCGATCTGCCGACGCTGGGCGGCAAGATCGAACGGCTGCTGGCGCATCACAATGCGCTGCGCCGCGGCAACGGCTTGGCCGAGGTCGATGCCAAGGATCTGTACAATCATCTGGCCGCGCTTGCGCCGCAGGTCCTGCCTTACATGGACTCGGTCTGGCGCCTGCTCGACGCCAAGCGCCGCGAGGGCAAGCGTATTCTGTTCGAGGGCGCGCAGGGCGCGCTGCTCGACATCGACCACGGCACCTATCCTTATGTGACGTCGTCGAACACCGTGGCGGCGCAGGCCGCGACCGGCTCGGGTCTCGGACCCAACGCCATCGACTATGTGCTGGGCATCACCAAGGCCTACACGACCCGAGTCGGCGAGGGGCCGTTCCCCACTGATCAGATGCACAACGACATCGGCAAGGCCCTCGGCGAGCGCGGCCGCGAATTCGGCACCGTGACCGGCCGGGCCCGGCGCTGCGGCTGGTTCGACGCGGTGCTGGTGCGGCAAACCGTCTCGACCTGCGGCATCGACGGCATCGCCCTCACCAAGCTCGACATCCTCGACGGCTTCGATGAGATCAAGGTCTGCGTCGGCTACAAGCTGGACGGCCGGACCATCGACTATCTGCCCGCCGGCGAGCATGCCCAGGCGGCGGTTGAGCCGATCTACGAGACCATCGACGGCTGGAAAGAGCCGACCGCCGGCGCCCGGTCCTGGGCGCAATTGCCGGCCCAGGCGATAAAATACGTCCGGCGAATCGAGGAACTGATCGGCTGCCCGGTGACGCTGCTGTCGACCAGCCCCGAGCGTGACGATACGATTCTGATGAAAAACCCGTTCGAGACCTGA
- a CDS encoding PHA/PHB synthase family protein has translation MDEQTFPTVMEADAAAVQPAPFQHPVPVVMPVAQPPSAPQTARPLPTDFEPADAPDRRDAYAVTALGDVIDRAQHAAVARLTMGLSPTALMQAYMDWAIHLASQPGKRLQLIDKAMRKSTRLAQYATSGALKGEPCDPCIKPLPQDHRFDGADWQKWPFNVMSQAFLLNQQWWHNATTGLRGVSKQHEKMVEFASRQVLDMFAPSNFPFTNPEVMRKTLETGGQNLAAGFQNFLQDWERKQSGKKPVGTENFVVGRDVAVTPGKVVYRNRLIELIQYAPATAEVRPEPILIVPAWIMKYYILDLSPHNSMVKYLTSQGFTVYMISWKNPDADDRDLSMEDYRTLGVMAALDRIGEIEPERKVHAVGYCLGGTLLSIAAAAMARDHDERLQTVTLLAAQTDFTEAGEMMLFINESQLAFLDDMMWEQGFLDTTQMAGAFQMLRSNDLVWSYLTRNYLMGEREPMNDLMAWNADATRMPYRMHSEYLHKLFLNNELAEGRYMVGDRPVALTDIRVPIFAVGTERDHVAPWRSTFKIHRLTETEVTYLLTTGGHNAGIVSEPNHRRRSYRVTTTAGDALHVDADTWAATVSHKEGSWWPEWSGWLSNRSGGWVAPPGLVGGYGAFADAPGRYVLAP, from the coding sequence ATGGATGAACAAACATTCCCGACGGTCATGGAAGCGGATGCCGCTGCCGTTCAGCCGGCGCCGTTTCAGCATCCGGTGCCGGTGGTTATGCCGGTCGCGCAGCCGCCGTCCGCGCCGCAGACGGCCAGACCCTTGCCAACCGATTTCGAACCGGCCGATGCGCCGGATCGCCGCGACGCCTATGCTGTCACCGCCCTGGGCGACGTCATCGACCGCGCCCAACATGCCGCCGTCGCGCGCCTCACCATGGGCCTGTCGCCGACGGCGCTGATGCAGGCCTATATGGACTGGGCCATTCATCTTGCTAGCCAGCCCGGCAAACGCCTGCAATTGATCGACAAGGCGATGCGCAAATCGACGCGGCTCGCGCAATACGCCACCAGTGGCGCGCTCAAGGGCGAGCCGTGCGACCCCTGCATCAAGCCGTTGCCGCAGGATCATCGCTTCGACGGCGCGGACTGGCAGAAATGGCCGTTCAATGTGATGTCGCAGGCTTTCCTGCTCAATCAGCAATGGTGGCACAATGCCACCACGGGCCTGCGCGGCGTCAGCAAGCAGCACGAGAAGATGGTCGAGTTCGCGTCGCGCCAGGTGCTCGACATGTTCGCGCCGTCGAATTTTCCGTTCACCAATCCCGAGGTCATGCGCAAGACGTTGGAGACCGGCGGACAGAACCTCGCTGCTGGCTTTCAGAACTTCCTGCAGGACTGGGAGCGCAAGCAGAGCGGCAAGAAGCCGGTCGGCACCGAGAATTTCGTCGTCGGCCGCGATGTCGCGGTGACGCCGGGCAAGGTTGTCTATCGCAACCGGCTCATCGAACTGATCCAGTATGCGCCGGCAACCGCTGAGGTACGGCCCGAGCCGATCCTCATCGTGCCGGCATGGATCATGAAGTACTACATTCTCGATCTGTCGCCGCACAATTCGATGGTGAAGTATCTCACGTCGCAGGGCTTCACCGTCTACATGATCTCGTGGAAGAACCCGGACGCCGACGATCGCGACCTCAGCATGGAGGATTATCGCACGCTCGGCGTTATGGCGGCGCTCGACCGCATCGGCGAAATCGAGCCGGAGCGGAAGGTGCATGCCGTCGGTTATTGCCTCGGCGGCACCTTGCTGTCGATTGCGGCGGCGGCGATGGCGCGCGATCACGACGAGCGTCTGCAGACGGTGACGCTGCTCGCGGCGCAAACCGATTTTACCGAAGCTGGCGAGATGATGTTGTTCATCAACGAAAGCCAGCTCGCTTTCCTCGACGACATGATGTGGGAGCAGGGCTTCCTCGATACCACGCAGATGGCGGGCGCCTTTCAGATGCTGCGCTCGAACGATCTCGTCTGGTCGTATCTGACGCGCAATTATCTGATGGGCGAGCGCGAGCCGATGAACGACTTGATGGCGTGGAACGCCGACGCGACGCGCATGCCCTATCGCATGCACAGCGAATATCTGCACAAGCTGTTCCTCAACAACGAACTTGCCGAAGGCCGCTATATGGTTGGCGACAGACCGGTGGCGCTGACCGATATCCGGGTGCCGATCTTCGCCGTGGGTACGGAGCGTGACCATGTCGCGCCGTGGCGCTCGACCTTCAAGATTCACCGACTGACCGAGACCGAGGTGACCTATCTGCTGACCACCGGCGGCCACAACGCCGGCATCGTGTCGGAGCCCAATCACCGCCGCCGCAGCTATCGGGTCACGACCACGGCCGGCGATGCCCTCCACGTTGACGCGGACACCTGGGCGGCGACGGTGTCTCATAAGGAAGGCTCGTGGTGGCCGGAATGGAGCGGCTGGCTCTCCAACCGTTCCGGCGGCTGGGTCGCGCCGCCGGGTCTGGTCGGAGGCTACGGCGCCTTCGCCGATGCGCCGGGCCGATATGTGCTCGCGCCGTGA
- a CDS encoding mucoidy inhibitor MuiA family protein, with product MHCLLLSPRRFLTSAAILVSFAAPAMAAELETSSRIDNVTVYPDGATVTRLINIDLAAGDHTVLARDFPLSLDPSSLRVEGEGARLTIGAIDAAVPRAAPPANLPEIDQRIEKLRDRRAELDGSIAAAQARRQFAQNFAQNSPAALGEKDRARPLAEWREAFAAVAEEVAAAEGAVRDARIKQRDIDRELARLESERRANPPRKIDLRIGVVAGQAAPATLRVTYTVRNARWVPLYDARLDTDGKGGKPSLELIRRAEVVQSTGEDWTDVALAVSTARIAKGGNAPELRPLLAHFPAPPPPAAAAYEKRDMLAARAPDSAGPEAMPAPAREQEAAFEAGGFQAVFRVPGRVSMMAQQGARSFRLATTTIAPELIVRAVPALDVTAFLEAGFRNAEETPLMPGRVALYRDGLYVGRSSVALTPKDEEVRLGFGADDQVKIARTVARKLEGSAGIIGSSKTDEREFKITVRNGHSFPVKVSIEDQIPVSEAADIVVEMLSSTTPPTARDVRDRRGVLEWAFEAAPGEARDIKLGWRVKWPKDKAVVLSPA from the coding sequence ATGCATTGCCTGCTTTTGTCGCCGCGTCGTTTCCTGACCTCTGCCGCCATCCTCGTCAGCTTCGCCGCTCCGGCCATGGCTGCCGAACTTGAGACGTCCTCGCGCATCGACAACGTGACCGTCTATCCCGATGGTGCCACGGTCACGCGCCTGATCAATATCGATCTTGCCGCCGGCGATCACACCGTGCTGGCGCGCGACTTTCCGCTGTCGCTCGATCCGTCGTCGCTACGTGTCGAAGGCGAAGGTGCGCGCCTGACCATCGGTGCCATCGATGCCGCTGTGCCGCGCGCTGCGCCGCCGGCCAATCTTCCCGAGATCGATCAGCGCATCGAGAAGCTGCGCGACCGGCGCGCCGAGCTCGATGGTTCCATCGCGGCAGCTCAGGCCCGCCGCCAGTTCGCTCAGAATTTCGCGCAGAATTCGCCCGCCGCCCTTGGCGAGAAGGATCGCGCACGCCCGCTTGCCGAATGGCGCGAGGCTTTCGCGGCGGTGGCGGAGGAAGTCGCCGCTGCTGAAGGCGCGGTGCGTGACGCCAGGATCAAGCAGCGCGACATTGATCGCGAACTGGCGCGGCTGGAGAGCGAGCGTCGCGCCAATCCGCCGCGCAAGATCGACCTGCGCATTGGCGTCGTCGCTGGTCAGGCCGCGCCCGCGACCTTGCGAGTCACCTACACGGTGCGCAATGCCCGGTGGGTGCCGCTCTACGATGCGCGGCTCGACACCGATGGCAAGGGCGGCAAGCCGTCACTCGAACTGATCCGGCGCGCCGAAGTGGTGCAATCGACCGGCGAAGACTGGACCGATGTCGCGCTTGCCGTTTCGACGGCGCGCATCGCCAAGGGCGGTAATGCGCCGGAGCTGCGGCCGCTGCTGGCTCACTTCCCCGCGCCACCGCCGCCGGCCGCGGCCGCTTATGAAAAGCGCGACATGCTGGCGGCCAGGGCGCCGGACAGCGCGGGGCCCGAAGCGATGCCAGCGCCGGCACGCGAGCAGGAAGCGGCTTTCGAAGCCGGCGGCTTTCAGGCGGTCTTCCGCGTGCCCGGCCGCGTCAGCATGATGGCCCAGCAAGGCGCGCGAAGCTTTCGTCTCGCCACCACGACCATCGCGCCGGAGCTGATTGTACGCGCCGTACCTGCTCTTGATGTCACTGCGTTTCTGGAAGCCGGTTTCAGAAACGCGGAAGAAACGCCCCTGATGCCGGGCCGCGTCGCGCTTTACCGGGACGGTCTCTATGTCGGTCGCTCGTCAGTGGCGCTGACGCCGAAGGACGAGGAGGTGCGGCTTGGCTTCGGCGCCGACGATCAGGTGAAGATCGCGCGCACCGTCGCACGCAAGCTGGAAGGCAGTGCCGGCATCATCGGCTCGTCGAAGACCGACGAGCGTGAGTTCAAGATCACGGTACGCAACGGCCACAGTTTTCCGGTCAAGGTCAGCATCGAGGATCAGATCCCAGTCAGCGAGGCGGCTGACATCGTCGTCGAGATGCTGTCCTCGACGACGCCGCCGACCGCGCGCGATGTGCGCGACCGGCGCGGCGTGCTCGAATGGGCATTCGAGGCGGCGCCCGGCGAAGCCCGCGACATCAAGCTCGGCTGGCGCGTGAAGTGGCCGAAGGACAAAGCGGTGGTGCTGTCGCCGGCGTAA